Proteins from a single region of Roseovarius sp. EL26:
- the eutB gene encoding hydroxyectoine utilization dehydratase EutB, whose product MSSEITLKDSFAARARIAGKVRLTPMEFSPVLSEATGGDIRLKMEHMQMTGSFKLRGATNAVLALSDAQRANGVVGVSTGNHGRGLAYAAKQAGVRCIICMSELVPQNKIDGIKAQGAEVRIVGRSQDDAQIEVDRLVAQGMVMLPPFDHHDIIAGQSTVALDMLEQAPDLNTVLVPLSGGGLISGVAMALKSVNPSTRVIGVSMERGAAMYASQHAGKPVFVEELSTLADSLGGGIGLDNEHTFAMTRDFVDEMILVTEVEIARAIRHAYWKERQIIEGSGSVGIAALLAGKVKNPGRCAVLISGQNIDMHLHSRIISGEDVDVTAEG is encoded by the coding sequence ATGAGCTCTGAAATCACACTTAAAGACAGTTTCGCGGCACGGGCGCGCATTGCAGGGAAGGTTCGTTTGACGCCGATGGAGTTTTCGCCAGTGCTGAGCGAGGCCACAGGCGGCGATATACGATTGAAAATGGAGCACATGCAGATGACCGGCAGTTTCAAACTGCGTGGAGCGACAAATGCGGTGTTGGCGTTGAGCGATGCCCAGCGCGCGAATGGGGTGGTCGGCGTGTCCACTGGCAATCACGGTCGCGGTTTAGCCTATGCGGCGAAACAAGCCGGGGTGCGTTGCATCATTTGTATGTCAGAGCTTGTTCCGCAGAACAAAATCGACGGGATCAAGGCTCAGGGTGCCGAAGTGCGCATTGTTGGGCGTTCACAGGATGACGCGCAGATTGAGGTCGATCGGCTGGTCGCGCAGGGCATGGTGATGCTACCGCCTTTTGACCATCACGACATCATTGCCGGGCAAAGTACTGTGGCGCTGGATATGCTGGAACAAGCCCCCGACCTGAATACCGTTCTTGTGCCGTTGTCGGGTGGTGGGCTGATTTCCGGCGTTGCAATGGCTTTGAAAAGCGTCAATCCATCAACCCGTGTGATTGGTGTCTCGATGGAGCGCGGCGCTGCGATGTACGCAAGCCAGCACGCTGGTAAACCTGTTTTTGTTGAAGAGCTGTCGACGCTGGCAGATTCGCTTGGCGGTGGGATTGGGTTGGACAATGAACATACCTTTGCCATGACCCGTGATTTTGTTGACGAAATGATCTTAGTTACCGAGGTCGAAATTGCACGGGCAATTCGCCATGCTTATTGGAAAGAGCGGCAGATTATCGAAGGGTCTGGCAGCGTTGGTATTGCGGCCTTACTGGCAGGCAAGGTCAAAAATCCTGGGCGGTGTGCTGTACTGATTTCGGGGCAGAATATTGATATGCATTTGCATTCCCGGATTATCTCGGGTGAGGATGTCGATGTAACTGCGGAGGGGTGA
- a CDS encoding cyclodeaminase, whose product MPDIKILTETELRELVPLDRSAIDCVEAGFAALSAGIVEMPPIMSLDVQENNGEVDVKTAHIQGAESFTIKMSPGFYDNPKIGLPTTNGIMVVFSAKTGQVEALLLDNGYLTETRTAAAGAVAARHLARRDASRLCVIGAGAQARLQVAAIHQVRPLTCVDVWARDSEKAEKAAEDIAAMLGIETSFSHQIEDAVRTADIIVTTTPAKEPLVFADWLTSGQLVIAMGSDQEGKFELDPALIARADYYIPDRLAQTRVLGEARAAIDAGVIAADADFPELGDVVAGKLPDYDAASSLTVCDLTGTGVQDTAIATLARQRAEAAGQGASFTS is encoded by the coding sequence ATGCCTGACATCAAGATACTGACCGAGACTGAGCTACGCGAATTGGTCCCTTTGGATAGGAGCGCGATTGACTGTGTCGAAGCTGGCTTCGCCGCGCTTTCCGCTGGCATCGTCGAAATGCCTCCTATCATGTCGTTGGATGTGCAGGAAAACAACGGCGAGGTTGATGTAAAAACTGCACATATTCAGGGCGCCGAAAGCTTTACCATCAAAATGTCGCCGGGGTTTTATGACAATCCCAAAATAGGGCTGCCGACCACGAATGGGATCATGGTTGTTTTTTCAGCCAAGACCGGCCAGGTCGAGGCGCTTCTTTTGGACAATGGCTATTTGACCGAAACGCGCACAGCAGCGGCAGGTGCTGTTGCCGCGCGTCATCTGGCACGGCGGGATGCCTCGCGGCTGTGCGTAATTGGTGCAGGCGCACAGGCACGGCTGCAGGTGGCTGCGATACATCAGGTGCGGCCATTAACCTGCGTAGATGTGTGGGCTCGGGACTCTGAAAAAGCTGAAAAAGCGGCCGAGGACATAGCTGCAATGCTCGGGATCGAGACGTCCTTCTCACATCAGATTGAGGATGCCGTTCGCACAGCGGACATCATTGTTACCACAACACCCGCAAAAGAGCCCCTTGTCTTCGCGGACTGGCTGACCAGTGGTCAACTCGTCATAGCAATGGGATCAGATCAGGAAGGTAAATTCGAGTTGGACCCCGCACTGATCGCGCGCGCTGACTATTATATCCCTGACCGCTTGGCCCAAACTCGTGTATTGGGTGAAGCCCGCGCGGCAATTGACGCTGGCGTCATCGCCGCTGATGCAGATTTCCCGGAACTCGGCGATGTTGTTGCAGGAAAACTGCCAGATTACGATGCCGCCAGCAGCCTGACGGTGTGCGATTTGACCGGGACCGGGGTTCAGGATACCGCCATTGCCACTCTTGCCCGCCAACGTGCCGAAGCCGCTGGTCAGGGTGCTAGTTTCACAAGCTAA
- the doeA gene encoding ectoine hydrolase DoeA (DoeA (degradation of ectoine A) is also called EutD (ectoine utilization D).), with amino-acid sequence MPEPKLYFSRDEFAARIVKTRQAMQEHGLDLLVITDPSNMNWLTGYDGWSFYVHQCVVLGLSGEPIWYGRGQDANGALRTCFMDPSNIIGYPDHYVQSTERHPMDYLSAQLADRKLNTGTIGVEMDNYWFTAAAFASLQQHLPNARFANANALVNWQRAIKSETELDYMRTAGRIVGRMHDRIFDKVEPGLRKCDLVADIYDAALRYDPEVGAGGDYPAIVPLLPSGSDAAAPHLTWDDAPMKSGEGTFFEIAGVYHRYHCPLSRTVFLGKPTQTFLDAENAVLEGMEAGLDAAKEGNFCEDIANAFFGVLKKHGITKDNRTGYPIGVSYPPDWGERTFSLRPGDKTVLRENMTLHFMTGLWMEDWGFEITESIRITQAGHECLANVPRKMLVKG; translated from the coding sequence ATGCCTGAACCAAAACTCTACTTCTCGCGCGATGAATTCGCTGCACGTATCGTAAAAACCAGACAAGCAATGCAGGAACATGGGCTGGATCTTTTGGTCATCACTGATCCCAGCAATATGAATTGGTTGACCGGCTATGACGGCTGGTCATTCTATGTGCATCAATGTGTGGTACTGGGATTGAGCGGGGAACCGATCTGGTATGGCCGTGGACAAGATGCCAATGGGGCGCTCAGAACCTGCTTTATGGATCCCTCAAACATCATCGGTTATCCCGACCACTATGTGCAATCTACTGAACGCCATCCGATGGATTACCTGTCGGCGCAGCTTGCTGATCGTAAGCTGAATACAGGCACCATTGGCGTTGAAATGGATAATTACTGGTTCACGGCTGCGGCTTTTGCGTCGCTGCAACAGCACCTACCAAATGCGAGATTTGCCAACGCCAATGCATTGGTCAATTGGCAACGCGCGATCAAATCCGAGACAGAGCTTGACTATATGCGCACCGCAGGCCGGATTGTCGGCCGAATGCATGATCGTATCTTTGATAAGGTCGAACCGGGTTTGCGTAAATGTGATCTGGTGGCGGATATCTACGATGCTGCCCTGCGCTATGACCCTGAAGTCGGGGCTGGTGGTGATTATCCGGCAATTGTCCCCCTGTTGCCCTCCGGCTCAGATGCGGCGGCACCGCATTTGACATGGGATGACGCGCCGATGAAATCCGGCGAAGGGACATTCTTTGAGATCGCAGGGGTCTATCATCGTTACCATTGTCCGCTGTCGCGCACTGTCTTTCTGGGCAAGCCCACGCAAACGTTCCTTGATGCTGAAAATGCTGTTCTCGAAGGGATGGAGGCTGGGCTGGATGCCGCGAAAGAGGGGAATTTTTGTGAGGACATCGCCAACGCCTTCTTCGGCGTCTTGAAGAAACACGGTATCACCAAAGACAACCGCACCGGCTATCCCATCGGTGTCAGCTACCCACCCGACTGGGGCGAGCGCACCTTCTCGTTGCGCCCTGGTGACAAGACCGTGCTGCGCGAAAACATGACACTGCATTTCATGACGGGCCTTTGGATGGAGGATTGGGGCTTTGAGATCACCGAAAGCATCCGCATCACCCAAGCCGGCCACGAATGCCTGGCAAACGTACCTCGCAAAATGCTGGTAAAGGGCTGA
- a CDS encoding Lrp/AsnC family transcriptional regulator produces the protein MRLDARDLDILRVLCREGRITKAALADRVGLSPTPCWERLKKLEKAGVIESYRAEVNLRKLGPHVTIFTTVELAEHTSASFRAFEAAMQRYEEVMACWALGGGFDYILQIVTRDIDAYQRLIDEMLDARIGLARYYTYVVTKPVKGSGLPPISLIATGKDETTA, from the coding sequence ATGCGGCTTGATGCGCGTGATCTTGATATATTGAGGGTGCTCTGTCGCGAAGGTCGCATCACTAAGGCGGCTTTGGCGGATCGTGTGGGCTTGTCACCGACACCGTGCTGGGAACGCCTGAAAAAGCTTGAGAAAGCGGGCGTGATTGAAAGCTACCGGGCTGAGGTCAATTTGCGAAAACTGGGCCCGCATGTCACGATTTTTACCACTGTTGAACTGGCCGAACATACTTCGGCCAGTTTTCGTGCTTTTGAGGCTGCGATGCAGCGATACGAAGAGGTTATGGCCTGCTGGGCGCTGGGGGGTGGGTTTGATTACATTCTGCAGATTGTCACCCGTGATATTGATGCCTATCAGCGCTTGATTGATGAAATGCTTGATGCTCGTATCGGTCTGGCGCGTTATTATACCTATGTTGTCACCAAGCCGGTCAAAGGCTCTGGTTTGCCGCCGATTTCCCTGATTGCAACTGGCAAGGACGAAACTACGGCTTAA
- a CDS encoding aspartate aminotransferase family protein, with product MLKNDQLDEWDRENFFHPSTHLAQHARGESPNRVIKTANGVHIEDRDGVKLLDAFAGLYCVNVGYGRQEIAEAISAQARELAYYHSYVGHGTEASITLSKMILDRAPANMSKVYFGLGGSDANETNVKLIWYYNNILGRPQKKKIISRWRGYHGSGLVTGSLTGLELFHKKFDLPIDNVIHTEAPYYYRRDNLDQTEEQFVAHCVTELEALIAREGADTIAAFIGEPVLGTGGIVPPPAGYWAAIQAVLKKHDILLVADEVVTGFGRLGTMFGSDHYGIEADIITIAKGMTSAYAPLSGSIISDKVWAVLEQGTDENGPIGHGWTYSAHPIGAAAGVANLKLIDELDLVTNVGEIGAYLNQSMTEALGNHAHVGDVRGEGMLCAVEFVKDKNNRVFFDAADKIGPQISATLLAQDKVIARAMPQGDILGFAPPFCLTREEADTVVAATVRAVKTVLG from the coding sequence ATGCTGAAAAACGACCAACTTGATGAATGGGATCGCGAGAATTTTTTTCACCCGTCAACCCATCTGGCGCAGCACGCCCGGGGCGAAAGCCCGAACCGGGTGATCAAAACCGCCAATGGTGTCCATATCGAAGACCGCGATGGCGTGAAATTGTTGGATGCCTTTGCAGGGTTATATTGCGTGAACGTCGGTTATGGCCGACAAGAGATCGCTGAAGCCATCAGCGCACAAGCCCGCGAGCTGGCCTATTACCATTCCTATGTTGGGCATGGCACCGAGGCCTCGATCACCCTGTCGAAGATGATTTTGGACCGGGCGCCAGCAAACATGTCGAAGGTCTATTTTGGCCTTGGCGGTTCTGACGCGAATGAAACCAACGTCAAACTGATCTGGTACTACAACAACATCCTTGGCCGCCCGCAAAAGAAGAAGATCATTTCGCGTTGGCGGGGATACCACGGGTCGGGCCTTGTGACCGGGTCACTGACCGGGCTGGAGCTGTTCCATAAGAAGTTCGACCTGCCGATCGATAATGTGATTCATACCGAAGCCCCTTATTATTATCGCCGCGACAATCTTGATCAGACCGAAGAACAGTTCGTGGCGCATTGCGTGACCGAGCTTGAAGCGCTGATCGCGCGCGAAGGCGCTGACACGATTGCGGCCTTTATCGGTGAACCGGTGCTGGGCACCGGGGGTATTGTGCCACCACCTGCGGGATATTGGGCAGCGATTCAGGCCGTGTTGAAAAAACACGACATTCTGCTGGTCGCCGATGAGGTGGTCACAGGGTTTGGTCGTCTGGGTACGATGTTCGGCTCAGATCACTACGGGATCGAGGCTGACATCATTACAATCGCCAAAGGCATGACGTCTGCCTATGCACCGCTGTCAGGCTCTATCATCAGCGATAAAGTTTGGGCCGTGTTAGAGCAGGGCACAGATGAAAACGGTCCAATTGGCCATGGCTGGACATATTCGGCACACCCCATCGGAGCGGCGGCTGGTGTGGCAAATCTGAAGCTGATTGATGAGCTTGATTTGGTGACGAATGTCGGTGAAATCGGAGCCTATCTGAACCAAAGCATGACAGAGGCGCTGGGCAATCATGCCCATGTTGGTGATGTGCGCGGTGAAGGCATGCTCTGTGCTGTGGAGTTTGTGAAAGACAAAAACAACCGGGTGTTCTTTGACGCGGCTGATAAGATTGGCCCGCAGATCTCTGCCACGCTTCTGGCGCAAGACAAGGTCATTGCGCGTGCCATGCCTCAGGGTGATATTCTTGGCTTTGCGCCGCCCTTCTGTCTGACCCGTGAAGAAGCGGACACCGTTGTAGCTGCCACTGTACGTGCGGTGAAAACCGTATTGGGTTGA
- a CDS encoding Tex family protein, which translates to MEFALNHSTPSPAAARIFSTISTDIAASVAQVKAAVGLLDEGATVPFVARYRKEATGGLDDTQLRLLADRLTYLREMEARRATILNSIRDQDKLTDDLARSIAQAESKSTLEDIYLPFKPKRRTKAMIARENGLEPLLRAIIADRALVPEDLAQSYVNDAVATTKDALNGARDILTEELSENATLLGHLRDFMRQEAFISAKLVPGKEQVGAKFSDYFDHREKWADIPSHRALAILRAAKEEIVVMEIAPDAETGETRAIGMIAGVLETVSENSGDLWLRTVARWTWRVKLSLSLYIDLLSELRQRAHEEAISVFSRNLKDLLLAAPAGARATLGLDPGIRTGVKAAVVDATGKVLETATLYPFQPRMDVRGAEAKIIDMVTRHGIELVAIGNGTASRETERLVADTLKLLPPGTKAPTKVIVSEAGASVYSASELASQEFPDLDVSLRGAVSIARRLQDPLAELVKITPESIGVGQYQHDVDQRRLSNALEAVVEDAVNAVGVDLNMASAPLLAQVAGLGPSLAGAIVFHRDLNGAFKSRQALLDVSGLGPKAFEQCAGFLRIRDGEEPLDASSVHPEAYEVARRIVSSCGRDIRDITRQGAGLKALEARDFVTDAFGLPTVRDIFTELEKPGRDPRPEFKTASFTDGVEDIKDLKPGMSLEGTVTNVAAFGAFVDIGVHQDGLVHVSQLADRFVKDPHEVVKAGDVVRVRVTEVDIPRKRIGLTMRKTVDEGQKQPLRNQHQKSNKSKAVSAAPKAGKSKPPNTGAGNGALGAALLDAMKKKS; encoded by the coding sequence ATGGAGTTTGCCTTGAATCATTCCACCCCTTCCCCCGCAGCTGCCCGGATTTTTTCAACAATCTCAACTGATATCGCGGCCTCGGTTGCGCAAGTCAAAGCCGCAGTCGGATTGTTGGACGAAGGTGCAACCGTGCCATTTGTTGCGCGGTACCGGAAAGAGGCAACTGGGGGCTTGGACGACACCCAGCTGCGCCTGCTGGCAGATCGTTTGACGTATTTGCGCGAGATGGAAGCGCGGCGCGCAACTATTCTGAACTCAATCAGGGATCAGGACAAACTAACCGATGATCTGGCCCGCTCCATTGCGCAAGCCGAAAGCAAATCCACGCTGGAAGATATCTATCTGCCGTTTAAGCCGAAACGCCGAACCAAGGCGATGATCGCCCGGGAAAACGGATTGGAGCCTCTGCTTCGCGCGATTATCGCTGATCGTGCTTTGGTGCCCGAAGATCTGGCACAAAGCTATGTGAACGACGCTGTCGCAACCACCAAAGATGCCTTGAACGGCGCGCGTGATATTCTCACTGAAGAGCTATCAGAGAACGCTACACTTCTTGGACATCTGCGCGATTTCATGCGGCAAGAGGCGTTCATATCAGCCAAGCTTGTGCCGGGGAAAGAACAGGTTGGCGCAAAGTTCTCGGACTATTTCGACCACCGTGAAAAGTGGGCCGATATCCCATCGCACCGCGCACTTGCGATTTTGCGAGCGGCTAAGGAAGAGATCGTGGTGATGGAAATCGCCCCCGACGCAGAAACCGGCGAGACCCGCGCGATTGGCATGATCGCGGGCGTGTTGGAAACCGTATCAGAGAACTCCGGCGATCTGTGGCTGCGCACCGTCGCGCGTTGGACCTGGCGGGTGAAGCTATCGCTATCGCTTTATATCGACCTTTTATCAGAGCTGCGCCAACGTGCACATGAAGAGGCCATCTCGGTGTTTTCACGCAACCTCAAGGATCTTCTGCTTGCTGCACCGGCCGGGGCGCGGGCCACATTGGGGCTTGATCCGGGCATCAGAACCGGGGTGAAAGCCGCAGTTGTGGATGCCACAGGTAAGGTTCTGGAAACCGCCACGCTCTATCCGTTTCAGCCCAGAATGGATGTGCGCGGAGCTGAGGCGAAAATCATCGACATGGTCACCCGCCACGGGATCGAACTGGTCGCTATCGGCAATGGCACCGCCAGCCGTGAGACCGAACGTCTGGTGGCAGATACGCTCAAACTGCTGCCACCCGGAACCAAGGCCCCGACCAAAGTGATTGTGTCCGAGGCCGGCGCGTCGGTCTACTCGGCGTCAGAGCTGGCGTCACAGGAATTCCCAGATCTGGATGTGTCTTTGCGCGGTGCGGTCTCGATTGCCCGACGCTTGCAGGACCCATTGGCAGAGTTGGTCAAAATCACCCCCGAAAGCATCGGTGTGGGGCAATACCAGCACGACGTCGATCAACGCCGGTTAAGCAATGCGCTTGAGGCTGTCGTCGAAGATGCGGTGAACGCAGTGGGCGTTGACCTCAACATGGCATCTGCACCGCTTTTGGCGCAGGTGGCAGGGCTTGGGCCATCTTTGGCCGGTGCCATCGTGTTCCACCGCGACCTGAACGGAGCGTTCAAATCACGTCAGGCCTTGTTGGATGTGTCTGGCCTCGGGCCAAAAGCGTTTGAGCAATGCGCCGGATTTTTACGGATCCGAGATGGGGAAGAACCACTTGATGCCTCATCCGTACATCCCGAAGCCTACGAAGTCGCGCGCCGCATTGTCTCTAGCTGCGGGCGTGATATCCGAGACATCACGCGACAGGGCGCTGGCCTCAAGGCGTTGGAAGCTCGTGATTTTGTCACCGATGCGTTTGGCCTGCCAACCGTGCGTGATATTTTCACCGAGCTAGAAAAGCCCGGCCGCGATCCGCGTCCAGAATTCAAGACGGCCAGCTTTACCGATGGCGTTGAGGACATCAAAGATCTCAAACCCGGCATGTCATTAGAAGGCACAGTCACCAACGTTGCCGCCTTTGGGGCCTTTGTGGATATTGGCGTGCATCAAGATGGACTGGTGCATGTCAGTCAATTAGCCGACCGCTTTGTCAAAGATCCACATGAGGTGGTCAAGGCCGGTGATGTGGTCAGGGTGCGCGTAACTGAAGTGGATATCCCACGCAAACGTATCGGCCTGACCATGCGCAAAACCGTGGATGAAGGGCAAAAACAACCGCTCCGCAACCAACACCAAAAGTCCAATAAAAGCAAAGCAGTGTCTGCTGCGCCCAAGGCCGGAAAGTCAAAACCACCCAACACAGGTGCCGGCAATGGGGCCCTTGGCGCCGCGCTTTTGGATGCGATGAAAAAGAAAAGCTGA
- a CDS encoding invasion associated locus B family protein — translation MKYWGFIAGAVLSMAQPVTAQEETRAPWLVNCNNQADTSVLLCEMSQSIVLAESNQRLATAAFVKAKGTDEIEGRFTLPFGLYLPGGLTASVDKQEIAKFDFLTCEAQGCYAITAVSADWFAAMKSGAEMTLSGNNQNNEPISFGFDLTGFSQVSDLLP, via the coding sequence ATGAAATATTGGGGCTTTATTGCTGGCGCGGTATTGAGCATGGCGCAGCCTGTCACGGCACAAGAAGAAACCCGGGCGCCGTGGTTGGTGAACTGCAACAATCAGGCGGATACCTCCGTGCTGTTGTGTGAAATGTCGCAAAGCATCGTTCTGGCAGAAAGCAATCAGCGACTGGCGACTGCTGCCTTTGTCAAAGCCAAGGGCACAGATGAGATTGAGGGTCGTTTTACCCTGCCTTTCGGGCTTTATTTGCCTGGCGGGCTGACCGCATCAGTGGACAAGCAGGAAATAGCGAAATTTGATTTCCTCACCTGTGAGGCACAGGGATGCTACGCGATTACCGCAGTTTCGGCTGATTGGTTCGCTGCAATGAAATCAGGAGCAGAAATGACGTTGTCAGGTAATAATCAAAACAACGAGCCAATTTCGTTCGGGTTTGATTTGACGGGGTTCAGTCAGGTCTCCGATTTGTTGCCATAA
- a CDS encoding DeoR/GlpR family DNA-binding transcription regulator — protein MNARLQSPRKTTNQREEEILQELHRAGGSCRIGFLASQLDVSYETIRRNIRTLEEAHIVRKVHGGVHLIEEFDEAPLRSRMDTHAEAKERLAQAVAQNINNGDSVFMDIGSTTAYVATALRDHSDLSVVTNSAFVAHTLASRNNNRVFLAGGELRPHDGGAFGAEAIDLVQRLSVQFAILSVGAINAEAGFMLHDLQEANLSQIAARNAQVRIAVADSDKFNKRAPVSLKGKIQFNVFYTDAQPPETITDMLKSNDIDLVVVD, from the coding sequence ATGAATGCGCGACTTCAAAGCCCCCGAAAAACCACCAATCAGCGTGAAGAAGAAATCTTACAAGAGCTGCATCGCGCAGGTGGCTCGTGCCGTATTGGTTTTCTCGCCAGCCAACTTGATGTGTCTTACGAAACCATCCGCCGTAACATCCGCACACTGGAAGAGGCCCATATCGTGCGTAAGGTGCACGGTGGCGTTCATCTGATTGAGGAATTCGACGAGGCTCCATTACGCAGTCGCATGGACACTCATGCAGAAGCTAAGGAACGTCTGGCCCAAGCCGTGGCCCAAAACATCAATAATGGCGATTCAGTATTCATGGATATTGGGTCAACCACAGCTTATGTCGCGACCGCGCTCAGGGATCATTCAGATCTGTCTGTTGTGACCAATTCGGCCTTTGTTGCGCACACGCTGGCTTCAAGAAATAACAACCGCGTGTTTCTTGCCGGTGGCGAACTGCGTCCTCATGATGGTGGTGCATTTGGAGCCGAAGCGATCGACCTTGTACAACGGCTCAGCGTTCAATTTGCGATCTTATCCGTCGGGGCCATCAACGCCGAAGCAGGCTTCATGCTGCATGATCTGCAAGAGGCCAACCTGTCCCAGATCGCCGCACGAAACGCTCAAGTGCGTATTGCCGTCGCGGATAGCGACAAATTCAACAAACGCGCGCCTGTTTCCCTAAAGGGAAAAATCCAGTTCAACGTCTTTTACACTGATGCTCAGCCGCCCGAAACCATAACTGATATGCTGAAATCGAATGATATCGACCTTGTCGTTGTTGACTGA
- a CDS encoding ABC transporter substrate-binding protein, producing MTNVINKLGAIALMLSTSVSSVTAAESSDPIKLTLHDWSGQLINTKIMGSILQEAGYNVEYVQADYIAQFAGLKTGDLHLAMEIWETTGREALDDATASGKVVNIGETGLMAIEEWWYPLYMKERCPGLPNWEALRDCAEVFATAETDPYGRYVGGPVTWGGFDEERVEALEMDFEVVHAGTDAALFAELESAYQRQDPIVLWVYVPHWAPAKYEGEFVEFPTFSPECYSDPSVGLNPNMAYDCGKPRGPIWKAAWSGLQEKWPGAYDVIEAYNINNEEMSAMVGKADLDGVDIDDVVSDWMTANKDRWSVWVN from the coding sequence ATGACAAATGTAATCAACAAATTAGGCGCGATTGCCTTGATGCTGTCGACGTCGGTCAGCAGCGTTACTGCCGCCGAATCGTCTGATCCAATCAAGCTGACATTGCACGATTGGTCTGGTCAGCTGATCAATACCAAGATCATGGGCAGCATCCTGCAAGAGGCCGGGTACAATGTGGAATATGTGCAAGCCGATTACATTGCACAGTTTGCCGGGCTGAAGACCGGCGATTTGCATCTGGCAATGGAGATCTGGGAAACTACTGGTCGTGAGGCATTAGATGATGCCACGGCATCGGGTAAGGTCGTTAACATTGGCGAAACGGGCCTGATGGCGATCGAAGAGTGGTGGTATCCGCTATACATGAAAGAGCGTTGCCCTGGCTTGCCAAATTGGGAAGCGTTGAGAGATTGCGCCGAAGTATTTGCTACTGCTGAAACCGATCCATACGGCCGCTATGTTGGCGGGCCGGTCACGTGGGGTGGGTTTGACGAAGAGCGGGTTGAAGCGCTTGAGATGGATTTCGAAGTTGTTCATGCAGGTACCGATGCGGCGTTGTTTGCCGAATTGGAATCCGCATATCAACGGCAGGATCCGATTGTTTTATGGGTCTATGTGCCGCATTGGGCACCCGCCAAATACGAGGGTGAGTTTGTGGAATTTCCGACCTTTAGCCCGGAATGCTATTCGGACCCATCGGTTGGGTTGAACCCGAACATGGCGTATGATTGCGGAAAGCCACGCGGCCCGATCTGGAAGGCAGCCTGGAGTGGCCTGCAGGAAAAATGGCCTGGCGCGTACGACGTCATTGAAGCTTACAATATCAACAACGAAGAAATGAGCGCGATGGTCGGCAAGGCCGATCTTGATGGTGTTGATATTGATGATGTGGTTTCGGACTGGATGACCGCCAACAAAGATCGATGGTCCGTCTGGGTGAATTGA
- a CDS encoding glycine betaine/L-proline ABC transporter ATP-binding protein, protein MTPSPKLSCRNVWKLYGPNTQTLLQAHPEPSDEDLKGAGVIGAVRHADLEIAEGEIFVIMGLSGSGKSTLVRCLSRLIEPTSGEILFDGIDLLRASEQELIEIRRHKMGMVFQHFALLPHLTVLQNVMFPLTIQGVGKVQADVKAREVVELVGLSGREDYFPRELSGGQQQRVGIARSLVSEPDIWFLDEPFSALDPLIRREMQDEFLRLQARLHKTIVFITHDFDEAVRLADRIAIMKDGKIIQIATPEELLMNPASDYVAEFTRHIPRSKVLTVGGLMTPGSSGVGEPIAQSAKVSDVAERIIAADGPISVANECGQVVGSIDRVAVAQVLFARQGDA, encoded by the coding sequence ATGACCCCGAGCCCCAAGCTTTCGTGCCGAAATGTGTGGAAACTCTATGGCCCCAACACGCAGACATTGTTGCAAGCCCATCCAGAGCCCAGCGATGAGGACCTAAAGGGCGCGGGCGTGATCGGTGCGGTGCGCCATGCCGATCTCGAGATCGCAGAAGGCGAGATATTCGTCATCATGGGGCTATCGGGTTCGGGCAAGTCGACCTTGGTGCGGTGTTTGTCACGCCTGATCGAGCCAACCAGTGGCGAAATATTGTTTGACGGTATTGATTTGTTGCGCGCAAGCGAGCAAGAGCTGATTGAAATCCGCCGTCACAAAATGGGTATGGTGTTTCAACACTTCGCTCTTTTACCACATTTGACCGTGTTGCAGAATGTGATGTTCCCGCTGACCATTCAGGGCGTTGGAAAAGTGCAAGCTGACGTAAAGGCCCGCGAGGTGGTGGAACTGGTCGGGCTGAGTGGGCGAGAGGATTACTTTCCGCGTGAATTGTCAGGCGGCCAGCAACAGCGGGTGGGCATTGCCCGCTCTTTGGTCAGCGAGCCGGATATCTGGTTTCTGGATGAGCCATTCTCAGCGCTTGATCCACTCATCCGCCGCGAGATGCAGGATGAATTTCTACGTCTGCAGGCGCGATTACACAAAACAATTGTCTTCATTACCCATGATTTCGATGAGGCGGTGCGTCTAGCCGACCGCATCGCGATTATGAAAGACGGCAAGATCATTCAGATTGCCACTCCGGAAGAGCTGCTGATGAACCCGGCCTCGGACTACGTGGCCGAGTTTACTCGACATATTCCACGTTCCAAGGTCTTGACAGTTGGCGGGTTGATGACACCGGGGTCAAGTGGTGTGGGGGAACCGATTGCCCAATCTGCAAAAGTCTCGGATGTGGCTGAACGGATCATCGCCGCCGATGGTCCAATTTCCGTTGCAAACGAATGCGGCCAGGTTGTTGGCAGTATCGACCGTGTGGCAGTGGCGCAGGTTCTTTTTGCCCGTCAGGGGGACGCCTGA